A single Defluviitalea saccharophila DNA region contains:
- a CDS encoding response regulator: MLRVMIVDDEEIIRNGIAAKLNRMFSDVEVVGKASDAIEALDMVAANQPDLIITDIRMPEMDGLEFIEKVKAIHGDIEFVIVSGYQEFEYARKAIELHVEEYLLKPIENENLKNIIEKIQKKVEEKKSKHQYEIQLKKYKKSYINYIRNKYLTDFVTYTGDEDLSYLISMLQTVNVQFKYSNFRMLTLYIKAVHEVPEFEPLRDYELIKFTIMNIAEEILSTLGHIVVFENYKNQNEICIILNTREKSSIENHIKSACEKLNAQLINLLKVDVRIGISKNYNTLEQLNSAYLEAHMAVMQNLILEKPTITWFEEFDPNNRITYFISEQDKVSLFSALNSNDEKKALEIVGMIFKEIKEKNINYDNVRTVWMDIIITLSKVMGELGICWKNIFKEDYLLEDDFNQCTSIQEIENYITDKIKTISNCICDIRRSDGKCVIDDIKEYIDRYYYTDITLVQLSNKYYMNANYLSQLFKQETGIGFSEYITQVRLKKAEDLLLNTKLKTYEISQMVGYTDSRYFGKVFTKHYNYTPSQFREKYLQEKEQ, from the coding sequence ATGTTAAGAGTCATGATCGTTGATGATGAAGAAATTATACGTAATGGTATTGCTGCTAAATTAAATAGGATGTTTTCTGATGTTGAAGTGGTAGGAAAGGCATCAGATGCCATAGAAGCATTGGATATGGTTGCGGCAAATCAACCGGACCTGATCATTACAGATATTCGTATGCCGGAGATGGACGGGCTTGAGTTTATAGAAAAAGTGAAAGCAATCCATGGAGACATAGAATTTGTCATTGTCAGCGGATATCAAGAATTTGAATATGCAAGAAAAGCAATAGAACTCCATGTGGAAGAATATTTACTAAAGCCTATAGAAAATGAAAATTTAAAAAATATCATTGAAAAAATTCAAAAAAAAGTTGAAGAAAAAAAAAGTAAACACCAATATGAGATTCAATTAAAAAAGTATAAAAAAAGCTATATCAATTATATCAGAAATAAATATTTAACAGACTTTGTCACATACACAGGGGATGAAGATCTTTCTTATCTAATTTCTATGCTTCAAACCGTTAATGTTCAGTTCAAGTATTCCAACTTTAGAATGCTTACTCTTTATATTAAAGCTGTACATGAAGTTCCAGAATTTGAACCTTTAAGAGATTATGAACTTATTAAGTTTACCATAATGAATATCGCAGAAGAAATATTATCCACCTTAGGACATATAGTAGTTTTTGAAAACTATAAAAACCAAAATGAAATCTGCATTATTTTAAATACGAGAGAAAAAAGCAGTATTGAGAACCATATTAAATCTGCCTGTGAAAAGCTTAATGCTCAGCTTATAAATCTTCTAAAGGTCGATGTTCGCATTGGTATCAGTAAAAATTACAATACCCTTGAGCAATTAAACAGTGCTTATTTAGAAGCCCATATGGCAGTGATGCAAAATCTTATATTAGAGAAGCCTACTATTACTTGGTTTGAAGAATTTGATCCCAATAACAGAATTACCTATTTTATCTCTGAACAAGATAAGGTAAGCCTTTTTTCTGCTTTGAATTCCAATGATGAGAAGAAGGCCCTGGAGATCGTGGGGATGATTTTTAAAGAAATCAAAGAAAAGAACATCAATTATGATAATGTCAGAACAGTATGGATGGATATCATCATTACACTAAGCAAAGTCATGGGAGAGTTAGGCATTTGCTGGAAGAATATTTTTAAAGAAGATTATTTGTTAGAAGATGATTTTAACCAATGTACTTCCATTCAAGAAATAGAAAATTACATTACGGATAAGATCAAGACTATCTCTAATTGTATTTGCGACATACGAAGAAGTGATGGAAAATGTGTGATTGATGATATCAAGGAGTATATCGACAGGTATTATTATACAGATATCACTCTGGTGCAGCTATCCAATAAATATTATATGAATGCCAATTATTTAAGCCAATTATTTAAGCAGGAAACAGGTATAGGATTTTCAGAATATATTACTCAGGTTCGCCTTAAAAAAGCAGAGGACTTACTTCTTAACACCAAGTTAAAAACCTATGAAATTTCTCAAATGGTCGGTTATACGGATTCCAGATATTTTGGAAAAGTATTCACAAAACATTATAATTATACACCTTCACAGTTTAGAGAAAAGTATTTACAAGAAAAAGAACAATAA